One segment of Setaria viridis chromosome 4, Setaria_viridis_v4.0, whole genome shotgun sequence DNA contains the following:
- the LOC117853289 gene encoding galactoside 2-alpha-L-fucosyltransferase: MEAKKTIEELADAKRGSWAVSAVLAVVVMTVLILSGRNVGAPVVWVQTAAATFRQGSTDLTFLHPRTAHLDRLYGGLLVDGFDVESCHSRYQSAMYRRNPGRRPSPYLISKLRRHEALQRRCGPGTAAYSNALEQLKSGKSVASPECTYIVSISYRGIGNRILAAASAFLYAVLTDRVLLIDPSNEMDELFCEPFPNTTWLLPPGFPLTDYANFSIDTAESYGNMVKNKVIRSDVGVADDDVPTAAQLPAFAYVHLNYDATIEDNSFFCGDDQRLLRRIQWLVMRTDSYIVPGLFLVPAFQEELDALFPERDAVFHLLGRYLFHPNNHVWGLVTRYYDTYLAAARQRIGIQVRVFGGMPDSPELLEQITTCTQKEGLLPEVLPAAGEPILPASRARSKAVLVTSLKSWYYERMKSMYWELATATGEVVSLHQPSHEEFQQSGARSHEHKAWAEIYLLSLTDVLVTSGRSTFGYVAQGLAGVRPWVLYKAANSSAVPDPPCGRDVSMEPCFHKPPGHDCRLKQWADPSKDVPYIQHCDDAIWGLKLVGRNT, from the exons ATGGAGGCGAAGAAGACGATAGAGGAGCTGGCCGATGCCAAGCGAGGGAGCTGGGCGGTCAgcgccgtgctcgccgtcgtcgtgaTGACCGTGCTCATCCTCAGTGGGCGCAACGTTGGAGCGCCGGTGGTTTGGGTTCAGACGGCAGCGGCCACCTTCCGCCAAG GTTCAACTGACCTCACCTTCTTGCACCCGAGGACAGCGCACCTTGATAGGCTCTACGGCGGCCTATTGGTGGACGGCTTCGACGTGGAATCCTGCCACAGCAGGTACCAATCCGCCATGTACCGCCGGAACCCCGGCAGACGACCCTCCCCGTACCTCATCTCCAAGCTGCGACGGCACGAGGCTCTGCAGCGACGGTGCGGCCCGGGCACCGCCGCCTACAGCAACGCCCTGGAGCAGCTCAAGTCCGGCAAGAGCGTCGCGTCACCGGAGTGCACGTACATCGTCTCCATCTCGTACCGCGGCATCGGGAACCGGAtcctcgccgcggcgtcggcgttcCTGTACGCCGTGCTCACGGACCGCGTCCTCCTCATCGACCCCAGCAACGAGATGGACGAGCTCTTCTGCGAGCCGTTCCCCAACACGACGTGGCTGCTGCCGCCGGGCTTCCCACTGACGGACTACGCCAACTTCAGCATCGACACCGCCGAGAGCTACGGGAACATGGTGAAGAACAAAGTGATCAGGAGCGACGTCGGCGTCGCTGACGACGACGTCCCGACGGCGGCGCAACTGCCCGCGTTCGCGTACGTCCATCTCAACTACGACGCCACCATCGAGGACAATTCCTTCTTCTGTGGCGACGACCAGCGGCTGCTCCGGCGCATCCAGTGGCTGGTAATGAGGACGGACAGCTACATCGTGCCGGGGTTGTTCCTTGTACCGGCGTTCCAGGAGGAGCTTGACGCGCTGTTCCCGGAGCGCGACGCCGTGTTCCACCTCCTCGGCCGGTACCTGTTCCACCCGAACAACCACGTCTGGGGTCTCGTCACGCGCTACTACGACACCTAccttgcggcggcgcggcagcggatcGGCATCCAGGTGCGCGTCTTCGGCGGGATGCCGGACTCGCCGGAGCTCCTGGAGCAGATCACCACGTGCACGCAGAAGGAGGGCTTGCTCCCCGAagtgctccccgccgccggcgagccgatCTTGCCGGCCTCCCGGGCCAGGTCCAAAGCCGTCCTCGTCACCTCCCTCAAGTCCTGGTACTACGAGAGAATGAAGAGCATGTACTGGGAGCTCGCGACGGCCACCGGCGAGGTGGTGAGCCTGCACCAGCCGAGCCACGAGGAGTTCCAGCAGTCGGGAGCCAGGTCGCACGAACACAAGGCGTGGGCCGAGATATACCTGTTGAGCCTGACGGACGTGCTGGTGACCAGCGGGAGGTCGACGTTCGGGTACGTCGCGCAGGGGCTCGCCGGCGTGAGGCCGTGGGTGCTGTACAAAGCCGCGAACAGCTCCGCCGTGCCGGACCCGCCGTGCGGCCGGGACGTGTCCATGGAGCCGTGCTTCCACAAGCCACCGGGCCACGATTGCCGGCTGAAGCAGTGGGCGGACCCCTCCAAGGATGTGCCGTACATCCAGCACTGCGACGACGCGATCTGGGGGCTGAAGCTTGTTGGTCGGAACACATAG